The Brevibacillus brevis genome contains a region encoding:
- a CDS encoding endonuclease Q family protein, whose translation MPSSYFCDMHIHIGGTWTGKPVKITASRQMTLTKILEEASEKKGMDVIGIIDAHSPEVQDELVDLLEKGVAAEQEDGGISYKDTLLILGCEVEIKEPGRGAAHFLVYLPKLQEMKQFTAWLSERCKNVHLSSQRIYVSLMELQACVHQLQGLLIPAHIFTPHKGLYGSCTDSMAEVLNPTLIYAVELGLSANTIMADRISELHDKTFLTNSDAHSLAKIGREYQAMYMQERSFAEWVKAIKRIGGRGVHMNYGLHPELGKYHQTACQGCQSLLAADASGKCPECGFQRIVRGVAARIDQLADVEAGQHPAFRPPYIEQIPLEFIPGIGPKLLDKLYRSFGTQMNVLHRVNEEELTHVVGEKIASLIVQAREGKLSVQKGGAGTYGKIVPK comes from the coding sequence ATGCCTTCTTCCTATTTTTGCGACATGCATATTCACATCGGTGGTACGTGGACGGGTAAACCTGTGAAAATAACCGCTTCTCGCCAAATGACACTCACCAAAATTTTGGAGGAAGCCTCAGAGAAAAAAGGGATGGATGTCATCGGGATCATCGATGCACATTCGCCCGAGGTTCAGGATGAGCTGGTAGATCTCTTGGAAAAGGGAGTAGCCGCTGAACAGGAGGATGGAGGTATTTCCTACAAAGATACTTTGCTAATCTTGGGGTGCGAAGTAGAAATCAAAGAGCCAGGACGTGGTGCAGCTCATTTTCTCGTTTATCTGCCCAAGCTGCAAGAAATGAAGCAATTTACCGCGTGGTTGTCTGAACGCTGCAAAAATGTGCATTTAAGTTCTCAGCGTATCTACGTATCGCTTATGGAATTACAAGCCTGTGTCCATCAATTGCAGGGCCTTTTGATCCCGGCACATATTTTCACGCCGCATAAAGGGTTGTATGGAAGCTGTACGGATTCGATGGCTGAAGTGCTTAATCCTACGCTTATCTATGCGGTTGAGCTGGGGTTGAGTGCGAATACCATTATGGCGGACCGCATATCCGAGCTACATGACAAAACCTTTCTCACAAACTCAGATGCTCATTCTCTGGCGAAGATAGGCAGGGAATATCAAGCGATGTATATGCAAGAGCGTTCCTTCGCAGAGTGGGTGAAAGCAATTAAGCGCATCGGTGGAAGAGGGGTTCATATGAACTACGGTCTGCATCCCGAGCTTGGCAAGTATCATCAGACGGCGTGCCAAGGGTGCCAGTCATTGCTCGCGGCGGATGCTTCAGGAAAATGTCCGGAATGCGGCTTCCAACGAATTGTGCGAGGGGTTGCGGCCCGCATTGATCAGTTGGCGGATGTAGAGGCTGGCCAGCATCCGGCATTCCGTCCTCCTTATATCGAGCAAATCCCGTTGGAATTCATTCCGGGAATTGGTCCGAAATTGTTGGACAAGCTGTATCGGTCGTTTGGTACACAGATGAACGTATTGCATCGGGTGAACGAAGAAGAGCTCACCCATGTTGTCGGAGAGAAAATCGCTTCGCTTATCGTACAAGCACGAGAGGGGAAGCTCTCTGTCCAAAAGGGCGGCGCCGGTACATACGGAAAGATCGTCCCGAAGTAG
- a CDS encoding NUDIX domain-containing protein — translation MSKYDHLYEKTISSQPIYDGRIIKVKVDEVLLPNGNTAKREIVNHQGAVAVLPITDDNKMVVVRQFRKPLERTIVEIPAGKLEPGEEPLACAMRELEEETGYVASQYTPLSSFYTSPGFADEILHVFVATGLKKGESKPDEDEFVDVLEVTLEEAHALHQSGEIRDAKTVVALFAWENKMLCERG, via the coding sequence GTGAGTAAATATGATCACTTATATGAAAAAACCATTTCCAGTCAACCGATTTATGATGGAAGAATCATTAAGGTCAAGGTGGATGAGGTGCTTCTGCCCAATGGCAACACAGCCAAGCGAGAAATCGTGAATCATCAAGGCGCGGTTGCCGTATTGCCAATCACAGATGATAACAAAATGGTTGTGGTGCGACAGTTCCGCAAGCCATTGGAGCGTACGATCGTGGAAATCCCGGCAGGAAAGCTGGAGCCAGGTGAAGAGCCGCTTGCATGTGCAATGCGCGAGCTGGAGGAAGAGACTGGCTACGTTGCGAGTCAGTATACACCGCTCAGCTCTTTTTACACATCGCCAGGCTTCGCGGATGAAATTTTACATGTTTTTGTGGCTACTGGTTTGAAAAAAGGAGAAAGCAAGCCGGACGAGGATGAGTTCGTTGATGTGCTGGAAGTGACACTGGAAGAAGCGCATGCCCTGCATCAAAGTGGAGAAATTCGAGATGCCAAGACAGTCGTGGCATTGTTTGCGTGGGAAAACAAAATGCTGTGCGAACGTGGCTAG
- a CDS encoding purine-nucleoside phosphorylase, producing the protein MANFHDAVAYIEPKLTEKPTIGLVLGSGLGVLADEIENPVIIPYHEIPGFTVSTVVGHKGQLVIGKLQGKQVVAMQGRFHFYEGHGLDAVVFPIRVMKLLGVETIIVTNAAGGINEGYNPGDLMLISDHINMTFRNPLIGANDEQLGARFPDMSEAYSKQLRKLAHEVASEQGIQLREGVYAGLLGPTYETPAEIRMLRLLGGDAVGMSTVPEVIVARHMGVKVLGISCISNMAAGILEQPLSHDEVMETTEKVKSQFLALVNGIVAKM; encoded by the coding sequence TTGGCAAATTTCCATGACGCAGTAGCATATATCGAACCGAAATTGACAGAAAAACCTACCATTGGTCTCGTACTCGGATCAGGGCTGGGTGTTTTGGCAGATGAAATCGAAAATCCGGTGATCATACCTTATCATGAAATTCCTGGCTTCACTGTGTCCACCGTCGTCGGCCACAAAGGCCAACTCGTGATTGGCAAGCTGCAAGGCAAGCAAGTCGTTGCGATGCAAGGTCGTTTCCACTTTTATGAGGGACATGGTTTGGATGCCGTTGTTTTCCCAATCCGTGTCATGAAGCTCCTCGGCGTAGAAACCATTATTGTAACCAATGCGGCTGGCGGAATTAACGAAGGCTACAACCCAGGCGACCTCATGCTGATTTCTGATCACATCAACATGACGTTCCGCAATCCATTGATCGGTGCAAACGATGAACAATTGGGAGCACGTTTCCCGGATATGTCTGAGGCTTACTCCAAACAGCTCCGCAAGCTGGCCCATGAAGTTGCGTCCGAGCAAGGAATCCAGCTTCGTGAAGGTGTATACGCAGGTCTGTTAGGTCCTACCTACGAAACTCCTGCAGAAATCCGTATGCTTCGTCTGCTGGGTGGGGATGCTGTAGGGATGTCAACTGTACCAGAAGTAATCGTGGCACGACACATGGGTGTGAAGGTGCTTGGTATTTCGTGCATTAGCAACATGGCAGCAGGCATTTTGGAACAGCCTCTGTCCCATGATGAAGTTATGGAAACAACAGAAAAGGTAAAATCGCAATTCCTGGCTCTGGTTAACGGTATCGTAGCCAAAATGTAA
- a CDS encoding M20/M25/M40 family metallo-hydrolase translates to MSTINQERLLNEFLELVQIDSETKNEAAINKVLKEKLIAMGFTVQEDDAAAKTGHGANNLIATLEGTGKGPAILFSSHMDTVVPGNGIKPQIRDGYIYSDGTTILGADDKAGIAAIFEGIRSMKEQNLPHPTIQVVLTVGEESGLVGSRAMDSSLLKAEMGFILDSEGPVGKITVAGAGQYRIVTKIHGKAAHAGVNPEDGISAITVASKAISRMPLGRIDADTTANIGRFEGGKAYNIVTDYVEIWSEARSLVMDKLEAQVKKMTTAFEEVAAEMGATCENDVIFMYHGYKFNEETPVVQKAIAAVKRVNRNPELVASGGGSDGNVFNGYNVPSVNFAIGYEEIHTKNERMPIAELNKAAELVLAVIAEVQE, encoded by the coding sequence GTGAGTACGATCAACCAAGAGCGTTTGTTAAATGAATTTTTGGAGCTCGTCCAAATTGACAGTGAAACGAAGAACGAAGCAGCGATCAACAAAGTTCTCAAAGAAAAACTGATTGCGATGGGTTTTACCGTACAAGAGGATGACGCAGCAGCGAAAACCGGACATGGTGCCAACAATCTGATCGCAACCTTGGAGGGAACTGGAAAAGGTCCAGCAATCCTGTTTAGCAGCCATATGGATACGGTTGTACCAGGAAACGGAATCAAGCCACAAATTCGCGATGGCTACATTTATTCCGATGGAACGACGATCCTCGGTGCGGATGATAAAGCAGGAATCGCGGCGATCTTTGAAGGCATCCGTAGCATGAAAGAGCAAAACTTGCCACATCCAACGATCCAAGTCGTATTGACTGTTGGAGAAGAGTCAGGACTTGTAGGCTCCCGCGCAATGGATTCCAGCCTGCTGAAAGCAGAAATGGGCTTCATCCTCGATTCGGAAGGCCCGGTTGGAAAAATTACAGTAGCTGGTGCTGGACAATACCGCATCGTAACCAAAATTCATGGCAAAGCAGCGCATGCAGGTGTGAATCCAGAGGATGGCATCAGTGCTATAACGGTTGCTAGTAAAGCAATTTCCCGCATGCCACTGGGCCGTATCGATGCGGACACAACTGCAAACATCGGTCGTTTTGAAGGCGGAAAAGCGTACAATATCGTAACGGATTATGTGGAAATTTGGTCCGAGGCTCGCAGCTTGGTTATGGACAAGCTGGAAGCTCAAGTAAAGAAAATGACGACAGCATTTGAAGAAGTGGCAGCCGAGATGGGTGCGACTTGCGAAAATGACGTTATTTTTATGTACCACGGCTACAAATTCAACGAAGAAACGCCTGTTGTACAAAAAGCGATTGCGGCGGTTAAACGTGTAAACCGCAATCCTGAGCTGGTTGCAAGCGGCGGCGGAAGCGATGGTAACGTATTTAACGGCTACAACGTGCCAAGCGTAAACTTTGCCATCGGCTATGAAGAAATCCATACAAAAAACGAGCGCATGCCAATCGCTGAACTGAACAAAGCGGCTGAGCTGGTGCTTGCTGTTATTGCAGAAGTACAAGAGTAA
- the xerD gene encoding site-specific tyrosine recombinase XerD has translation MDSLIDQFIHFLTVEKGLSRNTLESYQRDMVAFTSYLQEQGVTRIEDSTRTHIIGYLLVLREKGRATATLSRNMASIRAFYQFLIRDKYIDKDPSIHLETPKIEKRLPKVLSVEEVERLLESPPVNHPAGLRDKAMLELLYATGIRVSELVNLDSADVNLDMGFVKCLGKGSKERIIPLGSVAIQMVRHYLQAGRPKLVKGTGDTALFLNHLGKQITRQGFWKIIKRYAQKSNIRAEITPHTLRHSFATHLLENGADLRSVQEMLGHADISTTQIYTHVTRTRIKDIYAKTHPRA, from the coding sequence ATGGACAGTCTGATTGATCAGTTTATTCATTTCCTGACTGTGGAGAAAGGGTTATCGAGAAATACCCTGGAATCCTATCAACGGGATATGGTGGCCTTTACCTCGTATTTACAGGAGCAAGGTGTCACTCGAATAGAGGATTCTACTCGTACACACATCATTGGTTACTTGCTAGTTTTACGGGAAAAAGGACGTGCTACAGCAACGCTTTCTCGCAATATGGCATCGATACGAGCGTTTTATCAGTTTCTCATTCGGGATAAATACATAGACAAAGATCCATCCATTCACCTAGAAACACCGAAGATCGAGAAACGCTTGCCGAAAGTGCTCTCTGTTGAGGAAGTGGAACGTCTTTTGGAAAGTCCTCCTGTCAATCATCCTGCCGGGCTGCGGGACAAGGCGATGCTGGAGCTTTTATATGCGACAGGCATACGTGTCTCGGAGTTAGTCAATCTGGATAGTGCTGATGTGAATCTGGATATGGGCTTTGTCAAATGCTTGGGAAAAGGATCAAAAGAGCGAATCATTCCGTTAGGCTCGGTTGCCATTCAAATGGTTCGCCACTATTTGCAGGCAGGGCGCCCCAAGCTGGTAAAAGGAACTGGCGATACAGCATTATTTCTGAATCACTTGGGCAAACAAATTACACGGCAAGGTTTTTGGAAAATTATTAAACGATATGCCCAAAAATCAAACATCCGTGCTGAGATTACACCCCATACGCTTCGCCACTCTTTTGCCACTCACTTACTGGAAAATGGAGCCGATTTGCGCTCTGTTCAAGAGATGCTTGGGCATGCTGATATTTCAACCACCCAGATTTACACACATGTGACCAGAACGCGGATTAAGGACATTTATGCCAAGACGCATCCGCGAGCATGA
- a CDS encoding pyrimidine-nucleoside phosphorylase, whose product MRMVDMIAKKRDGGELTTEEIQFLVTGYTDGSIPDYQMSAWAMAVFFRGMTARETGDLTLAMAGSGEQLDLSSLQGIKVDKHSTGGVGDKTTLVVAPLVAAAGIPVAKMSGRGLGYSGGTIDKLESFAGFEVERTREQFLQQVRDIGVSVIGQSGNLTPADKKLYALRDVTATVEAVPLIASSIMSKKIAAGADAILLDVKVGKGAFMKSIEEAETLANAMVAIGSQVGRKTVAVISDMNQPLGFAVGNALEVKEAVETLAGKGPRDLTELVLAIGSRMLVMGGLVTDVEEGRKKLEDLMASGKAVDKLAEMVEAQGGNKQDVYDLSRLPQAKIIHTVTAEQDGYVSAIDAEAIGHASVVLGAGRLTKEMPIDLAVGLVLHKKRGDQVKAGEVLVTIHANEDHLLQNALKEMEGAFQISTAIDGDQPLIYKIIEA is encoded by the coding sequence ATGCGTATGGTCGATATGATCGCCAAAAAACGTGATGGCGGAGAACTGACAACAGAAGAGATTCAATTTCTGGTGACAGGCTATACAGATGGAAGTATTCCTGACTACCAAATGTCCGCATGGGCAATGGCAGTCTTTTTCCGTGGCATGACTGCGAGAGAGACGGGAGATCTTACCTTGGCAATGGCAGGGTCAGGCGAACAGCTTGACCTGTCTTCCCTGCAAGGAATTAAGGTAGACAAGCACAGTACAGGCGGAGTAGGAGACAAGACTACTCTTGTTGTTGCGCCATTGGTAGCAGCAGCAGGTATTCCGGTGGCAAAAATGTCTGGGAGAGGCCTTGGATACTCAGGAGGCACTATTGACAAGCTGGAGTCCTTCGCAGGTTTTGAAGTAGAACGTACACGCGAGCAATTTTTGCAGCAGGTGCGTGATATTGGCGTGTCCGTAATCGGACAGTCTGGTAACCTGACACCTGCAGACAAGAAGCTGTATGCACTTCGTGACGTGACAGCTACTGTAGAGGCTGTCCCGTTGATTGCAAGCTCCATTATGTCCAAGAAGATTGCCGCTGGAGCGGATGCCATCCTGCTTGACGTAAAAGTAGGGAAGGGCGCTTTCATGAAAAGCATTGAAGAGGCCGAAACATTAGCAAATGCGATGGTTGCAATCGGTAGCCAAGTAGGACGTAAAACGGTGGCGGTCATCAGTGATATGAACCAGCCGCTTGGCTTTGCTGTGGGCAATGCACTGGAAGTGAAAGAAGCGGTAGAGACACTTGCAGGTAAAGGTCCTCGCGATTTGACCGAGCTGGTATTGGCTATTGGCTCCCGCATGCTTGTTATGGGTGGGCTTGTTACTGATGTGGAAGAAGGACGTAAGAAGCTCGAAGATCTGATGGCTTCCGGAAAAGCAGTGGATAAACTGGCGGAAATGGTAGAGGCTCAAGGCGGAAACAAGCAGGACGTCTATGATTTGTCTCGTCTGCCCCAAGCAAAGATCATTCATACCGTTACGGCCGAGCAGGACGGCTATGTAAGCGCGATTGATGCGGAAGCGATCGGTCATGCCTCTGTTGTCTTGGGTGCTGGCAGATTGACAAAAGAAATGCCAATTGACTTGGCAGTAGGTCTTGTTCTGCACAAAAAACGCGGGGATCAGGTGAAGGCTGGAGAAGTTTTGGTCACCATCCATGCCAACGAGGACCATCTTCTGCAAAATGCGTTGAAAGAAATGGAAGGCGCCTTCCAAATTTCGACGGCAATCGACGGAGATCAACCGTTGATTTATAAAATTATCGAAGCATAG
- a CDS encoding DUF3866 family protein, translating into MLRLAVGTVQKVVEKQSGMQILEVRTESVAGYKMERVLSFLQEDYQRGDVLLINTTAVRLELGTGGYHFVVGKVTQPEESDVLPNEWGHVMKMRYSPWQLAVDSVEEQASPYHPLFVQEDLSLEGTPVLIGELHSLLPVAVLALHKKNPDARIVYVMPDGASLPIALSQHVHQLKAIGSLAATVTTGHAWGGDRESLTIHSGLLAARHVEHADIIVCMLGPGVAGTGTPYGFSGIQLAEVIHAVSTLGGTPFFIPRISFGDPRTRHYGVSHHTVSLLNRFVFCPTLVAIPIFRDERDEVLSRQLKAIEIAGKHIFIKGRVPDLSELASLEKGYSLSFSTMGRNWQEDPAPFQTAWLAAEFVGNTLDYIAQTVNDALHSPASSSTLEALGLFLTRNEVQP; encoded by the coding sequence GTGCTCCGTTTGGCGGTGGGGACGGTTCAAAAAGTGGTGGAAAAGCAATCAGGCATGCAGATACTCGAAGTCCGGACAGAATCGGTTGCAGGATACAAAATGGAGAGAGTGCTGTCTTTTTTGCAGGAGGATTATCAACGTGGCGACGTACTTCTGATCAATACAACCGCTGTTCGCCTTGAATTGGGGACAGGCGGGTATCACTTTGTCGTCGGAAAAGTTACCCAACCAGAGGAATCAGATGTCCTTCCGAATGAGTGGGGGCATGTCATGAAAATGCGCTATTCACCTTGGCAACTCGCGGTTGATTCGGTAGAAGAACAGGCCAGTCCGTACCACCCTTTGTTTGTGCAAGAAGACTTGTCCTTGGAAGGTACCCCTGTTTTGATCGGAGAGCTGCACAGTCTGCTACCTGTTGCTGTCCTTGCTTTACATAAAAAAAATCCAGATGCCCGTATCGTATATGTCATGCCAGATGGCGCATCCTTGCCGATTGCCTTGAGCCAGCACGTCCATCAATTAAAAGCAATCGGGAGCTTGGCTGCGACAGTGACGACAGGTCATGCGTGGGGCGGAGATCGCGAGTCGTTGACGATTCATAGTGGCTTGTTGGCAGCACGCCATGTAGAGCATGCCGATATTATTGTTTGTATGCTGGGACCTGGGGTAGCAGGTACGGGGACACCTTATGGCTTCTCCGGAATTCAGCTGGCTGAGGTCATTCATGCCGTATCCACTCTCGGAGGAACACCTTTTTTTATTCCCAGAATCAGCTTTGGGGACCCACGTACGAGGCATTATGGTGTCAGTCACCACACAGTATCGCTATTGAACAGATTTGTTTTCTGTCCCACCCTTGTTGCAATCCCGATTTTCAGGGATGAAAGAGATGAAGTTCTTTCACGGCAATTGAAGGCGATAGAAATCGCGGGGAAGCATATTTTCATAAAGGGAAGAGTCCCAGACCTGTCAGAACTGGCATCACTGGAAAAGGGGTATAGCTTGTCCTTTTCTACAATGGGGCGAAATTGGCAAGAAGATCCCGCTCCTTTTCAGACGGCATGGTTGGCTGCCGAATTTGTAGGCAACACTCTGGACTACATCGCCCAAACGGTTAACGACGCCCTGCATTCGCCCGCTTCATCAAGTACGCTTGAAGCATTAGGTCTTTTTTTGACCAGGAACGAAGTGCAGCCTTGA
- the mce gene encoding methylmalonyl-CoA epimerase yields MSAPKKIAHIGIAVKSLEKTLPFYTVQLGLELVGTEIVESEQVQVAFLKIGESHIELLEPLSDESPIAKFMEKRGEGIHHIAFDVDDVAGRLVTLKEQGVPLIHEVPKAGAHDALIGFLHPKAANGVLYELCQYPKES; encoded by the coding sequence GTGAGCGCACCGAAAAAAATTGCCCATATCGGCATTGCGGTAAAAAGCTTGGAAAAGACGCTTCCCTTTTATACCGTGCAATTGGGATTGGAGTTGGTTGGAACCGAAATCGTGGAGAGCGAACAAGTACAAGTGGCATTTTTAAAGATCGGGGAAAGTCATATTGAATTACTAGAACCGCTGAGTGATGAGAGTCCGATAGCAAAATTTATGGAAAAACGCGGAGAAGGCATTCACCACATTGCTTTTGATGTAGATGACGTTGCGGGTCGTCTAGTCACATTAAAAGAGCAAGGTGTACCGCTCATTCACGAGGTCCCCAAAGCGGGTGCGCACGATGCGTTGATTGGATTTTTGCATCCAAAGGCAGCGAATGGCGTTTTGTATGAGCTGTGCCAATATCCGAAAGAATCATAG
- the deoB gene encoding phosphopentomutase, with the protein MQYSRVFLIVMDSVGIGEQPDAPKFNDAGANTLGHIAERVAGFSLPNLQKLGLGNIAPLQNVAPVATPMAHYGKMQEISMGKDTTTGHWEIMGLHVSTPFNTYPDGFPQELISEFEQRIGRKVLGNKVASGTDILEELGEEHMNTGAVIVYTSADSVFQVAAHEEIVPLEELYHICEVARELTLRDEFAVTRVIARPFVGQPGNFSRTANRHDYSVKPFAPTVMNRLQDAGLASIAIGKIGDIYADEGVTQSIRTKDNMDGVDQILGTMKQSFTGLSFVNLVDFDAKFGHRRDPEGYGQALMEFDARIPELLEALQENDLLVITADHGNDPVHHGSDHTREYVPLLVYHKGIQAGQHLGIRETFADLGATIADNFGVPAPAIGKSFLNHL; encoded by the coding sequence ATGCAGTATTCACGAGTTTTTTTGATCGTCATGGACAGCGTAGGGATTGGCGAACAACCTGATGCGCCTAAGTTCAATGATGCAGGAGCGAACACTTTAGGCCATATTGCGGAACGAGTTGCAGGATTTTCATTGCCCAACTTGCAAAAATTGGGACTGGGTAATATAGCACCACTCCAAAACGTTGCGCCAGTAGCAACTCCTATGGCCCATTATGGAAAAATGCAGGAAATCTCCATGGGGAAAGATACGACGACTGGCCATTGGGAAATCATGGGATTGCATGTGTCTACTCCGTTTAACACGTATCCAGATGGATTTCCACAAGAGCTGATCTCGGAATTTGAGCAACGTATTGGTCGCAAGGTGCTCGGGAACAAGGTTGCTTCGGGGACAGACATTCTCGAGGAGCTTGGCGAAGAGCATATGAATACGGGTGCAGTGATTGTCTACACATCTGCGGACAGTGTATTTCAGGTGGCAGCCCACGAAGAGATAGTTCCGCTTGAAGAGCTGTACCATATTTGCGAGGTTGCTCGTGAGTTGACGCTTCGTGATGAATTCGCTGTTACTCGTGTTATTGCTCGTCCATTTGTTGGACAGCCGGGCAATTTTAGCCGTACAGCAAATCGTCACGATTATTCCGTGAAGCCATTTGCTCCGACAGTCATGAATCGTTTGCAAGATGCTGGCCTTGCTTCTATTGCAATTGGCAAAATCGGCGACATCTACGCAGATGAGGGCGTTACTCAATCTATTCGTACCAAAGATAACATGGACGGTGTAGATCAAATTCTGGGCACGATGAAACAATCGTTTACGGGTCTTTCTTTTGTTAACCTTGTGGACTTCGATGCGAAGTTCGGTCATCGCCGTGATCCAGAAGGGTATGGTCAGGCTTTGATGGAGTTCGATGCTCGTATTCCAGAGCTTTTGGAAGCGCTACAAGAAAATGATTTGCTGGTAATCACAGCAGACCATGGGAACGATCCTGTACATCATGGCAGCGACCATACGAGAGAATATGTTCCGTTGCTTGTCTATCACAAGGGTATTCAAGCTGGACAACATTTGGGTATCCGTGAGACATTTGCGGACTTGGGTGCGACCATCGCAGACAATTTTGGGGTACCTGCTCCAGCGATTGGCAAGAGCTTCCTCAATCATTTATAA
- a CDS encoding YqzK family protein, whose amino-acid sequence MKVSYRRVMEGLRFLLLFITCTLLSYGIITLLADKFLPANPYHEPHGNAVKVVKVINTSQAQDFDGYVARLQLFYLTGE is encoded by the coding sequence ATGAAGGTCTCTTATCGCCGCGTGATGGAGGGGCTTCGTTTCTTGCTTCTTTTCATTACCTGCACCTTGCTCTCCTACGGCATTATAACCTTGCTGGCGGACAAATTTCTCCCGGCAAACCCTTATCATGAACCGCATGGGAATGCGGTGAAGGTAGTAAAAGTCATCAATACCTCTCAGGCACAGGATTTTGACGGTTATGTCGCCCGACTGCAGCTCTTTTATTTAACGGGAGAGTAA
- the spoIIM gene encoding stage II sporulation protein M has translation MRSRVGQTIQSYAREHQSLYWFTIVLFTMGIIFGAVLVNSLPLSQKQELYGFLQYFFNSLGSDGIPETSAHFQQAFGHYAKTIAIMWVLGLSIIGLPMILLMLFLKGVVVGFTVGFLVSQLQWQGVTFAMVGVLPQNLLVVPALFIVGVSGISFSLRLIRTRVLSKRDVIMPHFMGYTVLVLSMLVVLTIAALFETFISPRLMQFVLN, from the coding sequence GTGCGTTCACGAGTCGGACAAACTATCCAATCCTATGCGAGAGAACATCAGTCACTCTACTGGTTCACGATCGTCCTGTTTACGATGGGCATTATTTTCGGAGCCGTCCTCGTCAATTCACTGCCATTATCACAGAAGCAGGAGCTGTACGGTTTTCTGCAATATTTTTTCAACAGTCTTGGTAGCGATGGAATCCCTGAGACCAGTGCCCATTTTCAGCAAGCGTTTGGTCATTATGCCAAGACCATTGCGATCATGTGGGTACTCGGGTTATCCATCATTGGGCTGCCCATGATATTGTTGATGCTCTTCTTAAAAGGAGTCGTGGTTGGTTTCACCGTCGGTTTTTTGGTGAGTCAACTCCAATGGCAAGGCGTAACATTCGCCATGGTGGGGGTTCTCCCGCAAAATTTATTAGTCGTCCCGGCCCTTTTTATTGTAGGTGTCAGCGGAATATCCTTTTCCCTTCGACTCATCCGGACGAGAGTGCTGAGCAAAAGAGATGTCATCATGCCGCATTTTATGGGCTATACCGTCCTTGTTCTTAGCATGCTCGTGGTATTGACGATTGCAGCCTTGTTTGAAACCTTCATTTCCCCTAGGCTGATGCAGTTCGTGCTTAATTAA
- the fur gene encoding ferric iron uptake transcriptional regulator: MLEEKLEKIKQQLHSQNYKLTPQREATVRVLLENEEDHLSAEDVYLLVKDKAPEIGLATVYRTLELLSELKILHKMNFGDGVARYDLRDDNAAYHHHHLICLNCGTVDEIFEDLLVTAEEKVKNVYNFYITDHRLTFYGICNRCVDKVNVEDFK, from the coding sequence ATGTTGGAAGAAAAATTAGAGAAAATTAAGCAGCAGTTGCATTCACAGAACTACAAGCTGACACCACAGCGTGAAGCCACTGTTCGCGTGTTGTTGGAGAATGAAGAAGATCACTTGAGCGCTGAAGATGTTTACTTGTTGGTGAAGGATAAAGCACCGGAAATCGGGCTTGCTACCGTATACAGGACATTAGAGCTGTTGAGCGAACTGAAGATCCTTCATAAAATGAATTTTGGCGATGGCGTAGCTCGTTACGATCTTCGTGATGATAATGCTGCCTATCACCATCATCACCTCATTTGCCTCAATTGTGGTACGGTGGATGAAATTTTTGAAGATCTTCTTGTCACAGCAGAAGAGAAAGTCAAGAATGTTTACAACTTTTATATTACCGACCACCGATTGACCTTCTACGGGATCTGCAATCGTTGTGTAGATAAAGTGAACGTGGAGGACTTCAAATAA
- a CDS encoding Lrp/AsnC family transcriptional regulator, translated as MKKLDHVDRQILQILHEDGRIPYTEIAHQLGVSEGTIRSRITRLLQDGVFQFVIQPDPEKLGLHVQVIIGLTTKLGLQKEVAEKLSKFSAVRFVGAYSGKHDLIIQACFHSNDELITFVNERLSQIEGIAAADVSLELKQYKDTFSFVQDDEVTLQ; from the coding sequence ATGAAAAAGCTGGACCATGTCGACAGACAGATTCTGCAAATCCTCCATGAAGATGGGCGTATCCCCTATACAGAAATCGCCCATCAACTAGGCGTGAGCGAAGGAACGATTCGATCGCGCATCACTCGGCTTTTACAAGATGGAGTTTTCCAATTCGTGATTCAACCCGATCCAGAGAAATTAGGATTACATGTGCAGGTTATCATCGGGTTAACCACAAAGCTAGGTTTGCAGAAAGAAGTGGCAGAAAAATTAAGCAAATTTTCTGCAGTACGCTTTGTAGGCGCTTATAGCGGTAAGCACGACTTGATTATCCAAGCGTGTTTCCATAGTAATGATGAGCTGATCACCTTTGTTAACGAACGACTCTCTCAAATTGAAGGAATTGCAGCTGCAGACGTTTCACTGGAACTGAAGCAGTACAAAGACACCTTCTCTTTCGTTCAAGACGACGAGGTGACCCTGCAATGA